CGAGCACCCGAGTCGGCCATCAAGTACACCGGGTTGATGTAACCGTGACCGCCACGAACATCGTTCTTCATCTCGGTCATCATCTCGGCAGTAATCTGCTCACGAGCATGGGTCCAAGCGTCGAGAACCTGGTTAACACGTTCCTTATCGGTGATCACACCGCGTTCATACAGCTTCTTAAACTTGATCACCTTCTTCTCAGCTTCACCGATAATCTTGTGCTTCGAGTCTGGAGTCACAAGGTCGTCGGTTGCGAAGGAAAGTCCACTGCGGGTCGATTCGCGGAAGCCAAGCTGGTTCATATCGTCCAGCAAGTTAATCGTTGCCCGGCGTCCCAAACGCTGGTAACAGTCGGAAATCACCTTGGACAACTCACCACTGCCGAGCGAGTAGTTGTAGTAGTCCATCCCCTCAGGCAGCATCTCGTTGAACAGGACGCGGCCGAAGGTCGTATCGACAATCCGGGTGTTGCTCTCTTCGTCGTCTTCGCCCTTAAGCTTTCGGCCTTCGGGAAGACGAACTTTGATCACAGCATGCAGATCGATAATCCCCTGAGCGAACGCGTAGTCCGCCTCGTCCATCGAGGAGAAGGTCATGCCTTCGCCGGGACGATTGGGCAGGCTAATGGTGATGAAGTTACAACCCATCACTACGTCCTGCGACGGGCTCATGATCGGCTTACCGTTGGACGGAGCAAAGATATTGTTGGTCGCCAACATCAGCGTGTGGGCTTCCACCTGGGCTTCAATCGAAAGCGGCAGGTGAACGGCCATCTGGTCGCCGTCGAAGTCGGCATTGAAACCTTTGCAGACCAGCGGATGAAGATGAATCGCGTTACCTTCCACCAGGGTTGGCTCGAAGGCCTGAATCCCCATACGGTGAAGTGTCGGAGCACGATTCAACAGAACCGGGTGATTCTGGATCACTGATTCCAAGATATCCCAGACTTCTTCATCCTTTCGCTCGAGCATCTTCTTGGCGCTCTTGATGGTATCGGCGTGACCCAACACCTTGAGCTTGCGAATGATGAATGGCTGATACAGCTCCAACGCGATCTTCTTAGGCAAACCGCACTGATGAAGCTTCATCCGCGGACCAACCACGATCACGGAACGAGCCGAGTAGTCGACACGTTTACCGAGCAGATTTTCACGGAAACGCCCCTGCTTACCCTTGATCATGTCGGTCAGGGACTTGAGCGGACGGTTGCTGCTACCAAGCACCGGACGCTTGCAGCGGTTGTTGTCGAACAAGGCGTCGACCGATTGCTGCAGCATTCGCTTTTCATTGCGGATGATGACTTCCGGAGCGTTCAGATCGACCAACTTCCGCAGGCGGTTGTTGCGATTGATGATACGACGGTAGAGGTCGTTCAAGTCGGACGTGGCGAAATTGCCTGAGTCCAACAGAACCAGCGGACGCAGATCCGGAGGAATCACCGGGATGACGTCCATAATCATCCATTCCGGCTTGTTGTCGCTATCACGGATCGCCTCGACGATCTTCAAGCGATTGGTGTAATCTTTACGCTTCTGCTTCGAGCCTGTTTCGGCCAAGTCCTTACGCAGATCGATCGAAAGTTGCACCAGGTCTAACCCTTGGAGCAACTTGCGAACGGCTTCGGCACCCATGTCGGCTTCAAACGAGCCGGAGCCGAATTGTTCGACCGCACCGCGGTACTCTTCTTCGGTCAGCGTCTGGAACTTCTCGAGATCGGTGGAGCCTGGGTCAACCACGACGTAATCCTGGAAGTAGATCACTTTTTCCAGGCTCGAGGTCTTCATCGCCAACAAGTTACCCAAACGGCTGGGCATGGCCTTGAAGAACCAGATGTGAACAATCGGGGCGGCCAGCTCAATGTGCCCCATGCGCTTGCGGCGAACGCGGCTGTGCGTGATTTTCACACCACAGCGATCGCAGATCATGCCTTTGTACTTCATGCCGCGATACTTACCGCAGGCACATTCCCAGTCCTTTTCCGGGCCGAAGATACGTTCGCAGAAAAGGCCGTCCTTTTCTGGGCGGTAAGTTCGGTAGTTAATAGTCTCCGGCTTTTTGACTTCACCGAACGACCAACTGCGGATGTCGTGAGGCCGTGCGAGGCTGATCTTGACCGCGGTGTAATCGTTGATTCGGTCGTAAGAGCTTTCGAGAATACTCATGGCCCGTGCTCCTTATGTGTATGCCACTTGGATGGTCGTGTTGGTGAAGATGCAGTTGGCTACTAATTGGCGTGCCAACTGCGGGGTCGCCAATCGCGGACTGAGCACCTCAGTCCGCCGCAGAGGACGCCGCTTGGATTACAAGCGGCGTTTTTCCAACTGCATATTCAACCCGAGCCCTCGGATTTCGTTGGTCAACACGTCAAAGCTAGCGGGCGTCCCGGCTTCCAACGTGTTTTCACCTTTGACCATCGATTCGTAGATTTTCGTTCGTCCTTCGACGTCGTCACTTTTCACAGTGAGCAGCTCTTGAAGGATGTAGGCAGCACCGTAGGCTTCCAGAGCCCACACTTCCATTTCCCCAAAACGCTGACCGCCGAACCGAGCTTTACCACCCAGCGGCTGCTGCGTAATAAGCGAGTAAGGCCCAGTGCTTCGAGCGTGCACCTTGTCATCCACCAAGTGATGCAGTTTCAACATATAGATGTAACCGACTGTCGTTTCCTGGTTGAGCGCTTCGCCAGAACGTCCATCGTGAAGGCGTACCTTCCCGTGACGCGGCAAACCAGCTTCCTCCAAGCAGTCGTTAATAATCTCTTCGCTCGCTCCGTCGAACACCGGGGTGATCGCCTGGAAGCCGAGTCTGGCACCAGCCCAACCTAAGTGGGTCTCTAGAATCTGCCCCACATTCATACGGCTAGGAACGCCGAGCGGGTTGAGCATGATCTGGATGGGTGTACCGTCCGGCAAAAACGGCATGTCTTCGACCGGGAGAATCTTAGCAATCACACCCTTGTTACCATGGCGACCGGCCATTTTGTCACCCACTGAGATAACTCGCTTGGTGGCAACGTAGACCTTAACCATCTGCAGAACGCCACTGCGAAGCTCATCGCCCCGTTTCATGCTGTTCAGCTTGCGATCGCGTTGATCGACCACCAGTTCGATGGCAGGCCATTTGGCCGCATACAACTGGCGAACCTGGGCAATGCGATCATCGCTCTTGAGCGACTCGAGCACCTTGTACAGACGGAACTGCTGAGCCTGTTCCGCGATGTACTTAGCATCCTGATCGCGAGTGAGCGGGGTACCGTCTTCGTCGGTCACTGTCTTGCCAAGGATCTTTTCCACTTCCTCGACAAACTCAGCGAAGAGTTCCGAGATGGCGTTGTTACCTTCGGTCTCGGCATCCTTTAAGGTTTTCTCGAATGCCTTGCGTTCATCGTCCGAGAGGCTCATACGGCGAGCAAATTTCTCGGCCTGAACCACGATTCCTTCGATCCCAGAAGGAACCTCCAGCGAATCGTTCTTCACGTCTTCACCGGCACGACCAAAGATCGCGTGCAACAGCTTTTCTTCCGGTGTCAGTTCGGTCTTGCTCTTCGGCGAAACCTTACCGACCAAAATGTCGCCAGGCTTCACGTAGGTACCGACCTGAACGATGCCGCTCTCGTCGAGATTGCGGAGCATCTTTTCGGAAACATTCGGAATGTCTCGCGTGAAGTCTTCGCGGCCCAGCTTCGTTTCGCGAATTTCGACGTCGAACTCTTCGATATGAATCGAGGTGTACACGTCTTGCTTCACCAGCTCTTCACTGATGATGATCGCGTCTTCGTAGTTGTACCCATCGAACGACATAAAGCCGACCAACACGTTGCGGCCTAGGGCCAACTGACCACCATGGGTCGCGGCACCATCAGCCAGCACATCGCCAGCGGTGATCTTCTGTCCCATCTTCACGACAGGGTGTTGATTCAAGCACGTACGCTCATTCAAACCGACGAACTTACGCATCCGGTAGACGTCTTCGGCGTGCTCGGCAGCACCGCTACGTTCGACAACCACTTTCAAGGCGTCGACGTAGGTAACCTTACCGTCATACTTGGCACGGATGATCATGCTCGAGTTCATCGCCACGTCGCGTTCAACGCCGGTGCCGACAATCGGGGGTTCCGCAATTAACAGAGGCACTGCCTGCCGCTGCATGTTGGACCCCATCAAAGCACGGTTTGCATCGTCATGTTCCAGGAACGGAATCAACGCTGCAGAAACACCAACCATCTGGCAAGGTGCCACGTCGATGTAGTGCACTTCGGTCGGGGCGACCATTTCAAAGTCGCTGCGGTATCGAGCGATAATCAAGTCGCCCAGTAAGTTTTCATCATCGTCGGTCGGCGTATCCGCCGGAGCCACCAGGGCATCCGACTCTTCGTCGGCCCGCAACCAAACGAAACCCTTATCGATCTTGCCGTTGGTAATCTTGCGATACGGCGTAATCAAAAAGCCGTATTCATCCACGGAAGAATAAAGAGCCAGGCTCGAGATCAGACCGATGTTCGTACCTTCCGGTGTTTCAATCGGGCAAATACGACCATAGTGAGAAATATGAACGTCGCGTACCTCGAAACCGGCACGCTTTCGATTCAAACCACCAGGGCCGAGGGCCGACAGACGACGTTCGTGCGTGAGCATCGAGAGCGGGTTGGTCTGGTCGACCACCTGCGACAATTCGCCACGACCAAAGAAGTACTCAATGGCAGCCGAAATGCTCTTCGGATTAACCAAGTTACGCGGAGTCATATCTTCCGCGTCTTTCAGGCTCATGCGTTCCTGAACGGTACGACGAAGCTTCAGAAAGCCCTTCCGCATTTCGTCGCAAGCGAGTTCGTCGATGGTACGCAGACGACGGTTACCCAAGTGATCGATATCATCGATACGGAACCGCTTATCGCCGGACGAAAGATTCAGGATATACCGAATCGCGGCGATCAGATCATCTGGCCGAAGCGTCTGTTGACCTTCGTCGATATCGAGACCGAGCTTGCGGTTCATACGGAAACGGCCAACGCGACCTAGGCGATAGCGGTTTTCGTCGTAGAACTTTTCAGTGAAAAGGGTCTTGGCCTTTTCCAATTGCGGCGGATTACCAGGACGCAAGCGCTGATAGATACGCAGCAATGCTTCTTCATGGCTCGAAGTGTTATCTTCGCCCAACGCGTTGAAAATCAACGGCGTCCTGGGAGGATCCATCACCTCGACCTTGTCGATACCGGCAGAACAGATCAATTCCGCGATATTGCGGCTAATCTTTTGCCCCGCCTCAAGGATAATTTCACCTGCCCGGTCGTTTCCGCTCGGGTAGATGATGTCGTCGACGGCGATCTTATTTTCGATCTTGGCGACGCTACGACCATCCTTGACGGTCTCGACGCTCGATTCATAGAACGCGCGGATCACGTCAGCGTCGCTGCTATATTCCGGCGACATGGCACGCAATAGCGTCGTGGCGGCAAACTTACCGCTTTGATCGATTCGGACCGTCATCGAGTCCTTTTTCGAGACGTTGACTTCGATCCAGCTTCCACGCTCAGGAATC
This is a stretch of genomic DNA from Bremerella alba. It encodes these proteins:
- the rpoB gene encoding DNA-directed RNA polymerase subunit beta; translation: MATSSQRRLEPSEVRRFGSQSIYMAPPDLTKIQTLSYQNFLQADVEAEERDQELGIESVLREIFPIQSYDGQNQLDYVRYELGKPRYTPEECKQLRLTYGRPFRIWLRLNKEEPIEEEVYLGDLPVMLGGGEFIINGAERVVVSQLHRSPGVDFVLEQDTTSDKKLPSCRVIPERGSWIEVNVSKKDSMTVRIDQSGKFAATTLLRAMSPEYSSDADVIRAFYESSVETVKDGRSVAKIENKIAVDDIIYPSGNDRAGEIILEAGQKISRNIAELICSAGIDKVEVMDPPRTPLIFNALGEDNTSSHEEALLRIYQRLRPGNPPQLEKAKTLFTEKFYDENRYRLGRVGRFRMNRKLGLDIDEGQQTLRPDDLIAAIRYILNLSSGDKRFRIDDIDHLGNRRLRTIDELACDEMRKGFLKLRRTVQERMSLKDAEDMTPRNLVNPKSISAAIEYFFGRGELSQVVDQTNPLSMLTHERRLSALGPGGLNRKRAGFEVRDVHISHYGRICPIETPEGTNIGLISSLALYSSVDEYGFLITPYRKITNGKIDKGFVWLRADEESDALVAPADTPTDDDENLLGDLIIARYRSDFEMVAPTEVHYIDVAPCQMVGVSAALIPFLEHDDANRALMGSNMQRQAVPLLIAEPPIVGTGVERDVAMNSSMIIRAKYDGKVTYVDALKVVVERSGAAEHAEDVYRMRKFVGLNERTCLNQHPVVKMGQKITAGDVLADGAATHGGQLALGRNVLVGFMSFDGYNYEDAIIISEELVKQDVYTSIHIEEFDVEIRETKLGREDFTRDIPNVSEKMLRNLDESGIVQVGTYVKPGDILVGKVSPKSKTELTPEEKLLHAIFGRAGEDVKNDSLEVPSGIEGIVVQAEKFARRMSLSDDERKAFEKTLKDAETEGNNAISELFAEFVEEVEKILGKTVTDEDGTPLTRDQDAKYIAEQAQQFRLYKVLESLKSDDRIAQVRQLYAAKWPAIELVVDQRDRKLNSMKRGDELRSGVLQMVKVYVATKRVISVGDKMAGRHGNKGVIAKILPVEDMPFLPDGTPIQIMLNPLGVPSRMNVGQILETHLGWAGARLGFQAITPVFDGASEEIINDCLEEAGLPRHGKVRLHDGRSGEALNQETTVGYIYMLKLHHLVDDKVHARSTGPYSLITQQPLGGKARFGGQRFGEMEVWALEAYGAAYILQELLTVKSDDVEGRTKIYESMVKGENTLEAGTPASFDVLTNEIRGLGLNMQLEKRRL